One Lachnospiraceae bacterium C1.1 genomic region harbors:
- the ybeY gene encoding rRNA maturation RNase YbeY gives MTFYVENEADLDLGLDYSAIFETVAREVLRQEKCPYEVEVSLTLVNPADIRSTNKEFRNIDKVTDVLSFPMIDYEIPADFSNVEEDFSDCFNPETGELMLGDIMICCERAKEQSEEYGHSIKREFAFLIAHSMLHLLGFDHMVENEARVMESKQTQALDSLGISR, from the coding sequence ATGACTTTTTACGTTGAAAATGAAGCTGATCTAGACTTGGGTCTCGATTATTCAGCTATTTTTGAAACTGTTGCCAGAGAAGTACTCAGACAGGAAAAATGTCCTTATGAAGTAGAGGTTTCACTGACACTTGTTAATCCGGCAGATATTAGATCTACTAATAAGGAATTCAGAAATATTGATAAAGTTACCGATGTACTATCATTTCCGATGATCGATTATGAAATCCCTGCAGATTTTTCTAATGTTGAAGAGGATTTTTCGGATTGTTTTAATCCTGAAACAGGGGAGCTGATGCTTGGTGACATAATGATCTGTTGCGAAAGAGCGAAAGAGCAATCAGAAGAATACGGTCACAGTATTAAAAGAGAATTTGCTTTTCTTATTGCTCACAGTATGCTACACTTACTTGGGTTTGATCATATGGTAGAAAATGAGGCTCGTGTAATGGAGTCAAAACAAACACAGGCTTTAGATAGTCTTGGAATTTCACGGTAA
- a CDS encoding polysaccharide biosynthesis protein → MPSKKRSKTNNFVVQGGILALAGVITRIIGMFYRIPVTNIIGDEGNGYYAAAYQIYNIMLLISSYSLPLAISKIVSARYSRQDYTNSDRVFRGGLFFALISGGIACLLVFFGAGFFAGNLMTEPMSAIALRIFAPTLLVVALMGVIRGYFQGMGTMVPTAVSQIIEQIVNAIVSILAAQTLYSYGFKVAKLLKNEHYAPAYGAAGSTLGTSSGALAGLIFLAIVLLLTSASIRRNKPKDSVKAIEPMGDVIRLIMLTAVPVILSTAIYNISDVLDNGMFNKIMTIKGQGVEKTAIWGIYSGKYKLMMNIPIALANAMCSSVVPTLASCIAADNVRGAKRKIFTAIRVTMLIAIPCCVGMAVLAKPMLSMLFTGDLTLAARLMQVGSISIIFFSISTLTNGILQGINHLEIPVRHSAISLVLHITALYFMLNYTDLGIYAVVFANILFAFLMCIMNQFSIRKYLKYKQEIPRTFIIPAISATIMGIVVFAVYSLLSKLAANILSTLISMIIGTFVYCFCILRLRGVREEEINEIPGGTFFAHIARFLHMI, encoded by the coding sequence ATGCCTTCTAAAAAAAGGAGCAAAACAAATAATTTTGTAGTACAGGGAGGAATTCTTGCACTTGCCGGAGTGATAACCAGGATCATCGGTATGTTTTACAGAATCCCTGTTACTAATATTATAGGTGATGAAGGAAACGGATACTATGCGGCGGCATATCAGATTTATAATATTATGCTTCTGATATCCTCGTATAGCCTTCCGTTGGCTATATCTAAAATTGTTTCTGCCAGATATTCAAGGCAGGATTACACAAATTCAGATCGCGTTTTTAGAGGCGGTCTGTTTTTTGCGTTAATATCAGGTGGAATTGCGTGCCTGCTTGTGTTTTTTGGAGCAGGCTTTTTTGCAGGCAATCTTATGACGGAACCAATGAGTGCAATTGCATTGAGAATCTTTGCTCCGACACTTCTCGTTGTTGCATTAATGGGTGTTATACGTGGATATTTTCAAGGCATGGGGACAATGGTTCCTACAGCAGTTTCCCAGATCATAGAACAGATTGTAAATGCAATAGTGAGTATACTTGCTGCACAGACACTTTACAGCTATGGTTTTAAGGTTGCAAAGTTACTAAAAAATGAACATTATGCACCTGCATACGGAGCAGCCGGCAGTACGCTTGGTACCAGTTCGGGAGCTTTGGCAGGATTAATCTTTTTGGCAATAGTTTTATTATTGACATCAGCTTCGATCAGAAGAAACAAACCAAAAGATTCTGTTAAGGCTATTGAGCCTATGGGTGATGTTATAAGGCTTATTATGCTTACTGCTGTTCCGGTCATATTGAGTACAGCTATTTACAATATCAGTGATGTACTTGATAATGGAATGTTTAATAAAATAATGACTATTAAAGGACAGGGTGTTGAAAAAACTGCAATCTGGGGAATTTATTCAGGCAAATATAAGCTTATGATGAATATTCCCATTGCTTTAGCTAATGCTATGTGTTCTTCCGTTGTACCTACACTTGCTTCATGTATAGCAGCAGATAATGTGAGAGGTGCCAAAAGAAAAATATTTACTGCAATCCGGGTAACAATGCTCATAGCAATACCATGTTGTGTCGGCATGGCAGTTCTTGCAAAGCCGATGCTTTCGATGCTTTTTACAGGAGACCTTACACTTGCAGCAAGGTTGATGCAGGTTGGATCGATATCAATAATATTTTTCTCAATATCAACACTTACAAATGGTATACTTCAGGGAATCAATCATCTTGAGATTCCGGTCAGACATTCTGCAATATCTCTTGTACTGCATATAACTGCATTGTATTTTATGCTTAATTATACGGATCTTGGAATTTATGCTGTAGTATTCGCAAATATTCTTTTTGCATTTTTAATGTGTATAATGAATCAATTTTCAATTCGTAAGTATTTAAAATACAAACAGGAGATTCCAAGAACATTTATAATTCCCGCAATATCTGCGACTATAATGGGAATAGTTGTTTTTGCAGTTTACAGTCTTTTGAGCAAGCTTGCTGCTAACATATTAAGTACATTGATTTCTATGATCATCGGTACTTTTGTTTATTGTTTCTGCATATTAAGGCTACGTGGTGTCAGAGAAGAAGAGATTAATGAAATTCCTGGAGGAACATTCTTTGCACATATTGCCAGATTCTTACATATGATTTGA
- a CDS encoding FAD-dependent oxidoreductase, which translates to MIKINQLRFQNEAGPDDLYKKASKLLKCKASALSKLRIVKKSIDARKKSQILYIYSILLSADNEEALVKRSASKDVSIYKEKKYRLPKLIETVENLERPVIVGFGPAGMFASLILARAGLRPIVIERGEDVDSRRSKVDSFWEGSELDPESNVQFGEGGAGTFSDGKLNTLVHDTEGRSRYVLENFVNFGADPAILTDAKPHIGSDVLIKVVKNLRKEFIELGGEIRFNTKLTGFDSDLEGNLISITVNNSEKIPASRCILCIGHSARDTFEMLNEKNLSMEAKPFAIGVRVEHSQEMINRAQYGNEYAENLPACPYKTTAKASDGRGVYSFCMCPGGFVVNASSEKGRLVTNGMSNHGRDSGNANSAIIVTVSPKDFAGEGVLAGVEFQRKLEESAYKAANGKLPYQRFGDFEKNQISTEFGKIKPMCKGKYDFGNLREVLPDFVSKDIIEGMHLFANKIKGFDDPDALFSGVESRTSSPVRINRDENGNSSIIGIYPSGEGAGYAGGIMSAAMDGMKTAEKIIKEINKNGK; encoded by the coding sequence TTGATTAAAATAAATCAATTGAGATTTCAAAATGAAGCTGGACCGGATGATTTATATAAAAAAGCCTCAAAACTCTTAAAATGTAAAGCTTCGGCTCTCTCTAAACTGAGAATAGTCAAAAAATCAATAGATGCCAGAAAAAAGAGTCAGATATTGTATATTTATTCTATTCTTCTTTCGGCTGACAATGAGGAGGCTTTAGTAAAACGTTCAGCTTCTAAGGATGTATCGATATACAAAGAGAAAAAATATAGATTACCAAAGTTAATTGAAACCGTTGAAAACCTTGAAAGACCCGTAATTGTTGGTTTTGGACCTGCAGGAATGTTTGCATCTCTAATTTTGGCTAGAGCGGGACTTCGTCCTATTGTTATAGAAAGAGGAGAAGATGTTGACAGCCGAAGATCGAAAGTGGATTCTTTCTGGGAGGGCAGTGAACTGGATCCTGAATCTAATGTTCAATTTGGAGAAGGCGGAGCCGGTACATTTTCTGATGGTAAGCTTAATACACTTGTACATGATACAGAGGGCAGGAGCCGTTATGTTTTGGAGAACTTTGTAAACTTTGGAGCTGATCCTGCAATCCTTACAGATGCAAAACCCCATATAGGATCTGATGTTTTGATCAAAGTTGTTAAAAACCTTAGAAAAGAATTTATAGAGCTTGGTGGAGAAATTCGTTTTAATACAAAACTTACAGGATTCGATTCTGATTTGGAAGGAAATCTTATTTCTATAACTGTTAATAATTCAGAAAAAATTCCTGCGTCCAGATGTATACTATGTATCGGCCATTCAGCAAGGGATACATTTGAAATGCTGAATGAAAAAAATTTGTCTATGGAGGCTAAACCCTTTGCAATTGGGGTTCGTGTTGAGCATTCTCAGGAGATGATAAATCGGGCACAGTATGGTAATGAATATGCTGAAAATCTTCCTGCCTGTCCGTATAAAACAACCGCAAAGGCATCAGATGGGCGTGGAGTATATTCTTTTTGCATGTGTCCCGGAGGATTTGTTGTAAACGCTTCCAGTGAAAAGGGCAGACTTGTAACAAATGGAATGAGTAATCACGGACGTGATTCAGGCAATGCTAACAGCGCAATAATCGTAACTGTATCGCCGAAGGACTTTGCTGGCGAGGGAGTACTTGCCGGGGTAGAGTTTCAGCGTAAACTTGAAGAGAGTGCTTATAAAGCTGCAAATGGTAAACTTCCATATCAGAGATTTGGTGATTTTGAAAAGAATCAGATAAGTACAGAATTCGGAAAAATAAAGCCTATGTGCAAGGGAAAGTATGACTTTGGAAACTTAAGAGAAGTACTTCCTGATTTTGTATCAAAGGATATTATTGAAGGCATGCATCTGTTTGCAAATAAGATAAAAGGATTTGATGACCCTGATGCTTTGTTTTCAGGAGTTGAAAGCAGGACATCTTCACCTGTCAGAATTAACAGAGATGAAAACGGAAATTCAAGCATAATCGGTATATATCCGAGCGGAGAGGGCGCCGGTTATGCAGGCGGTATAATGTCGGCGGCCATGGATGGCATGAAAACAGCAGAAAAAATTATAAAGGAAATCAATAAAAATGGGAAATAA
- a CDS encoding 5-formyltetrahydrofolate cyclo-ligase, whose amino-acid sequence MSSDADIREIKKSLRNRIIEKRNLIDEAERERKSRKIYEKLCKNTVFCNAETIFFFAGYGSEVKTLFMIEDMLKSGKSIALPRVISKTEMRFFKIDSLENLIDGYKGIPEPEEKCPEIEESDLILMPGVAFDTDRNRIGYGRGYYDRFISESARTVRTIAICFDEQIVEKVPVNENDLRPELIITDLREIR is encoded by the coding sequence ATGAGTTCTGATGCTGATATCAGGGAAATAAAAAAATCCCTTAGAAATAGGATAATAGAAAAAAGAAACCTGATAGATGAGGCAGAAAGAGAGAGAAAATCCAGAAAAATTTATGAAAAACTTTGTAAAAACACGGTTTTTTGTAATGCGGAAACGATTTTCTTTTTTGCAGGTTATGGCTCTGAGGTAAAAACCTTATTTATGATCGAGGACATGCTTAAATCCGGAAAAAGCATAGCATTGCCAAGGGTAATATCAAAGACAGAGATGAGATTTTTCAAGATAGATTCTTTGGAAAATCTTATTGATGGATATAAGGGCATTCCGGAACCGGAAGAAAAGTGTCCTGAAATCGAAGAATCGGATCTTATATTAATGCCGGGAGTTGCTTTTGATACTGATCGAAATCGGATCGGATATGGCAGAGGATATTATGACAGGTTTATTTCCGAATCAGCCAGGACAGTCAGAACCATTGCAATATGTTTCGATGAACAGATAGTTGAGAAAGTTCCGGTCAATGAAAATGATCTGAGACCGGAACTTATAATAACTGATCTTCGTGAAATAAGATAG
- a CDS encoding aminoacetone oxidase family FAD-binding enzyme: protein MKKIAVIGGGASGLMAAITAAKNGADVTVFEKNDRIGKKILQTGNGKCNYTNLEMDDSYFYSSSDNGIIKRILSKFNEKDTIAFFENLGIVPRNRNGGIYPYPETATAILDVLRMEVERLGIKLSLSNTIDSIKEKGTGFIVNSTFFDRIIIAAGGKSAPKTGSDGDGYRIAKRFGHKTLKALPALTQLISNEKYFKSISGVRAEAYLSLYIDGRFIKKSHGELQLTDTGLSGICSFELSSLISRGIDSKRKAEVEINFFNDLSKKDFAELLRKRIKLQPERPAELLFTGIFNKKLSLLFLKMASVSLNKNSGSLNEKELATLSDSVCSFRVVISSVGDFAKSQVTSGGVPLNEVNENLESKKKKGLFFAGEVLDVDGICGGYNLQWAWSSGFSAGKAAAFD from the coding sequence ATGAAAAAAATAGCTGTAATTGGAGGAGGAGCTTCAGGCCTCATGGCTGCTATTACTGCAGCAAAAAATGGAGCAGACGTTACTGTTTTTGAAAAAAATGATCGTATAGGAAAAAAAATACTTCAGACAGGAAATGGAAAGTGTAACTACACCAATCTTGAAATGGATGATTCTTATTTCTATTCCTCTTCAGATAACGGTATAATAAAAAGAATACTTTCAAAATTTAATGAGAAGGATACAATAGCGTTTTTTGAAAACCTGGGAATAGTTCCAAGAAACAGAAATGGTGGGATTTATCCATATCCGGAGACTGCTACTGCCATACTGGATGTTTTAAGAATGGAAGTTGAGAGACTTGGAATTAAACTTTCTCTTTCAAATACGATAGATTCTATTAAAGAAAAAGGAACAGGATTTATTGTAAATTCTACATTTTTTGACAGAATAATAATTGCTGCAGGCGGAAAGTCAGCACCTAAAACAGGCTCTGATGGAGATGGTTATAGAATAGCAAAGCGATTTGGACATAAAACGCTAAAAGCCTTGCCGGCCTTGACACAGCTTATATCTAATGAAAAATACTTTAAGAGTATAAGCGGAGTAAGGGCAGAAGCGTATTTAAGCCTTTATATTGATGGCAGATTTATAAAGAAAAGCCATGGTGAGCTTCAGCTTACAGACACTGGGCTTTCCGGAATCTGCAGTTTCGAACTTTCTTCTCTGATTTCAAGAGGCATTGACAGTAAAAGGAAGGCAGAGGTTGAAATTAACTTTTTTAATGATTTAAGTAAAAAGGATTTCGCAGAATTATTAAGAAAGAGGATAAAGCTTCAGCCTGAAAGACCGGCGGAGTTATTGTTCACGGGTATTTTTAATAAAAAACTATCATTACTTTTTCTAAAAATGGCATCTGTTTCATTGAATAAGAACTCAGGCAGCTTAAATGAAAAGGAACTTGCAACTTTGTCTGATTCAGTTTGCTCATTCAGGGTAGTTATCAGTTCGGTTGGAGATTTTGCAAAATCACAGGTAACAAGCGGTGGAGTTCCGCTTAATGAGGTAAACGAAAATCTTGAGTCAAAGAAGAAGAAAGGTCTCTTTTTTGCAGGAGAGGTTCTTGATGTAGATGGTATATGCGGAGGATATAATCTGCAATGGGCATGGAGCAGTGGTTTTTCTGCAGGAAAGGCGGCAGCATTTGATTAA
- a CDS encoding DUF3048 domain-containing protein yields MKKIRFFSAIALAIFSCTFILGGCGANTNANKGIEDGMEEVSDPNAYANFENSAASDNAVNASGISAEYGYHSSYGMSRETNGDQIRSYLTGKWVSKEIGERRPIAVMLNNIEEAQPMSGSSYADILYECVVEGSLTRMMGIFENYDNLDKIGSVRSCRNYFVYYALEFDSIYCHYGQSAYAMPLLNEPFVDNLSGLGSEGDIVFYRTNDRIAPHNAYASAKGIKKGIETKGYDTAYDSNYKGKFTFAKDDDIIIPDSADSYKATRVEPGYLINKPWFEYNSDDGKYYRYEYGDKQVDAENGEQLAVDNIILQYSSWEQVDEKGYLGFDCHSGGKMTYITHGMARDGTWIRFDGDQGSVRYFDADGNEIVMNQGKSWICIIQDTYADKVSVS; encoded by the coding sequence ATGAAGAAAATTAGATTTTTTTCGGCAATAGCGCTTGCAATTTTCTCCTGCACTTTTATTTTAGGAGGTTGCGGAGCAAACACTAATGCGAATAAAGGCATTGAAGATGGTATGGAAGAAGTTTCTGATCCGAATGCTTATGCAAACTTTGAAAATTCCGCTGCTTCTGATAACGCAGTAAATGCAAGTGGTATTTCTGCTGAGTATGGATACCATTCAAGCTATGGAATGAGCAGAGAAACAAACGGAGACCAGATCAGAAGTTATCTTACAGGAAAATGGGTAAGTAAGGAAATAGGAGAACGCAGACCAATAGCTGTAATGCTTAATAATATAGAAGAAGCACAGCCTATGTCTGGAAGTTCATATGCAGACATACTCTATGAGTGTGTTGTAGAAGGTTCTCTTACAAGAATGATGGGAATCTTTGAGAATTATGATAATCTTGATAAGATTGGCTCTGTAAGAAGCTGCAGAAACTATTTTGTTTATTATGCGCTGGAATTTGATTCTATATATTGTCATTATGGACAGTCGGCATACGCAATGCCTCTTTTAAATGAACCATTTGTAGATAATCTTAGTGGGCTTGGTTCAGAGGGGGATATTGTTTTTTATAGGACAAATGACCGTATAGCTCCTCATAATGCCTATGCTTCTGCTAAGGGAATTAAAAAAGGCATAGAAACAAAGGGCTATGATACTGCTTATGACAGTAATTACAAAGGAAAATTTACTTTTGCAAAGGATGATGATATCATAATCCCTGATTCAGCAGATTCATATAAGGCAACCAGAGTAGAACCTGGTTATCTTATAAATAAACCTTGGTTTGAGTATAATTCTGATGATGGTAAGTACTACAGATATGAGTATGGAGATAAGCAGGTTGATGCAGAAAATGGTGAACAGCTTGCAGTAGATAATATTATTCTTCAGTATTCTTCATGGGAACAGGTTGATGAAAAGGGGTATCTTGGATTTGACTGTCATTCCGGTGGAAAAATGACATATATCACCCATGGAATGGCAAGGGATGGTACGTGGATCAGATTTGATGGAGATCAGGGATCTGTCCGTTATTTTGATGCAGATGGAAATGAAATTGTTATGAATCAGGGTAAAAGCTGGATTTGTATTATTCAGGACACTTATGCAGATAAGGTAAGTGTTTCATAA
- a CDS encoding 4'-phosphopantetheinyl transferase superfamily protein: MIKLYTAEISCLKNPDIFNNKYYSLPELRREKIDKFKFESDKHLSLAAGLVLKHALSVENIDISTSSFYNGKYGKPYLADRSDIYFSLSHSKERVLCAVSDKELGCDIQYTEEKALSKNLNIAKRFFTKNEYSVLLNTSRSNSDESLSNDLFYRIWALKESVIKACGQGLSLPLDSFESLPSTEYVILSDSKSIKTKYYLKSYDFLSDYKCSIAALSKDFPDKPTEYDLSL; encoded by the coding sequence ATGATCAAATTATACACTGCAGAAATATCCTGCCTAAAAAATCCAGATATTTTTAATAATAAATATTATTCCCTTCCCGAACTCAGAAGAGAAAAAATTGATAAATTTAAATTTGAGTCAGACAAGCATCTTTCACTCGCTGCCGGTCTTGTTCTAAAACATGCCCTATCTGTTGAAAATATTGATATTTCAACTTCATCCTTTTATAACGGTAAATACGGAAAGCCATACCTTGCGGATCGCTCCGATATCTATTTTAGTCTTTCGCACTCTAAAGAAAGAGTCCTCTGTGCCGTTTCAGATAAGGAACTAGGTTGTGATATTCAATATACCGAGGAAAAAGCCTTATCAAAAAATCTGAATATTGCCAAACGTTTTTTTACCAAAAACGAATACTCCGTATTGTTAAACACCAGCAGATCAAATTCAGATGAGTCTTTATCTAACGATCTTTTTTACAGAATATGGGCATTAAAGGAAAGCGTAATAAAAGCCTGCGGTCAGGGTCTGTCACTTCCGCTTGATTCTTTTGAAAGTCTTCCATCGACAGAGTATGTTATACTATCAGATTCAAAATCGATAAAAACAAAATATTATCTGAAATCCTATGATTTCCTGTCAGACTATAAATGCTCTATTGCTGCCTTATCAAAGGATTTCCCGGATAAACCGACAGAATATGATCTTAGTCTCTGA
- the proB gene encoding glutamate 5-kinase, translating into MGNKRDVSSIKRIVVKIGSSSITHPETGGADLVRIEKLVRELSDLNNAGHEVILVSSGAISVGLKAARINDTFYDGRNEDPERPDEKLRVKQAAAAIGQGRLMMIYEKLFGEYNQITAQVLMTTRNIKNNIDRYNVANTFEELLKLGAIPVVNENDSISTYEIKFGDNDTLSSVVASITHADLLILLSDIDGLYTDDPRSNPDAKFISYIGNLTDEYDSYAKGTTGSSRGTGGMATKMRAAHISSQSGANMVIANSKDLGVIHEIVEGKDVGTWIEAHANPDFYVSDYFEDEF; encoded by the coding sequence ATGGGAAATAAGAGAGACGTATCTTCTATAAAAAGAATAGTTGTCAAGATCGGGTCATCTTCTATTACGCACCCTGAAACGGGAGGTGCCGATCTTGTCCGCATTGAGAAACTTGTCAGAGAGCTTTCTGATCTGAATAATGCGGGTCATGAAGTGATCCTTGTTTCTTCCGGCGCTATTTCTGTAGGACTCAAGGCAGCAAGAATTAATGATACTTTCTATGATGGTAGAAATGAAGATCCTGAGCGCCCTGATGAGAAATTAAGGGTTAAGCAGGCTGCAGCTGCAATTGGTCAGGGAAGGCTTATGATGATCTACGAAAAGCTCTTTGGCGAATATAATCAGATTACAGCTCAGGTACTCATGACAACGCGAAATATTAAAAATAATATAGACAGATACAATGTTGCAAATACCTTTGAAGAGCTTCTTAAACTCGGAGCTATTCCTGTAGTAAATGAAAATGACTCTATTTCAACATATGAGATCAAATTTGGTGATAATGATACGCTTTCATCGGTAGTTGCTTCCATTACACATGCTGATCTTTTGATATTACTTTCGGATATTGACGGACTCTATACAGATGACCCCAGGTCTAATCCGGATGCTAAGTTTATTTCATATATAGGAAATCTTACAGATGAGTACGATTCTTATGCTAAGGGAACTACCGGAAGCAGCAGGGGAACCGGAGGAATGGCTACAAAGATGAGAGCAGCGCACATTTCCTCACAGTCCGGAGCAAATATGGTCATTGCAAATTCTAAAGACCTTGGTGTAATTCATGAAATAGTAGAGGGAAAAGATGTCGGAACATGGATAGAGGCACATGCAAATCCTGATTTTTATGTGAGTGATTATTTTGAAGATGAGTTCTGA